acgaccacggtagaaatgcgcttggagttcccatataattgcaatcgcaataaaaggaaaaacctcttgctcagttacctgttatcatagacaaccacttgtgttaaacctagtgaaagcattctcacgttgcaaaaatactcattttacgggtggtcagcccgccggggcaaacaacagtaaaggaaacgagcccgcgcactctgataactcgttcttcgcgaacacactcggctGGATTAGGCTGGCGCACCTTCCattaccgtcactacgtcacactaagtGAAAATGGCGCACCTACGTTCTTACTTaagcaaaaaggaaacgcaataaatatcctatagcgcattcgattatcctttctttaataaagccggtgggccggcaatatctgtgtttccaaagactagaagggcaagaggggaaggaacggcagcggtcgtccacgcgcaccgtgccgtggctaccgatcttgagataacggcagacgacgagccAGTACAAAGTACGTCCAGCGGaagtacgaagtgcgacagtgcgctcgtgcctgtgccgaagttcgtgatcatgtgggagcctcacgaAAGACCTTCGCGCTACCTTAAAgcatcctcattctcaactgcaatattttaaattctgaatggttttatgctttgcagatgcaatagttgccttcgaatgcggaatgaattttgGGCATTTTGTAATAGGgtaagaaatttgccgaatttcttactccattccgaaacaacgcaccaccagacgcttttaaaaccaaatatgcgcataaagtaaaatttacctttgaaagaggggttCTTCTaccattccttcttatatgcacagctgcatttcgcccacttgcccatgcttagttttgagaacggttttcttactgaaccacgtgTGAACcagcagcagatggcgccgaaaccaaaacaaaaagagtgCTCAGCCTGGAAAGATgtgtaaacacggcagcgatgacttaacgTCATCCACTCAGCGCCTACATTGCCTAAAACACCGCCTTTgagattgcctacataactttttcgcagcaatgagctttgggttttcataaaccggcgttctCAATTGTGTCAGTGCTGACGTCCTTAATATAAAAATGGCCCAAATATAGCCTTGTAGCCAACTAGAAATTTTCGTCGCCAAGCCActtaaaaagtagcccaatttggctattaatagcccaatctggcaaccctatcGGAAGGGCAGGTTAGGAGAGACAACAACGGCAAAACGAGGTTGAGcgtctcttcctcttcacaaccacaatctctgtctctctttctcaagCAATGCAACGCGCTCTATCGTGGCTTTtggtcacgtgatagttggagccgtcgagagagagtggttgtgaagaggaagaggctctatgcagccagggccgttGGGCATGGGTGAAGGTAGAACATttcaatctcatcctccttccatgtctgccagtcgcggcgccgttagcctttcgttagcacggagaaaggaaactccggaaatgCGCTCGAGTAGAGCGCTCGCACTGAAATGCCCAATGCTATAGGAATGgcgaaatcgacattctcggcaatcgctacaccgatttcgattaCGTTTTGTGCATTTAAAacaaaatgtaaaatcaagtatgtgCTGGAAACAGATGTTTGCCgccgctgtctttcgaaagagtctcgaaaatttaAAAGTATCAAGTTTACGACTCTGCAACATAGCagtactaaacgatatcgcaattttgtaaagtgcacctaataacacatccaaagcagacaaaataaatTCAATATACTTCtactttctgcggttttacgtgccaaaaccagttctgattatgaggcacgccgtagtggcgggctccgcaataattttgaccacctgcggttctttaacatgcactacaacgcaagcacatgggcgtttttggatttcgccgccatcgaaatgcggccgccgcggccgggattagatcccgcgatctcgtgctcaccagcgcaacgccttagctgacagagccaccacggcgggtgagattCAGTATGCGCGGCTGTGAAAGATACCACTAATTATCGAATTTGATTTTGtaaagcccttgtaaacgttgtgataaGCGCACATGGACTACAAACATATATCTTCAGCAAATGTGCCCGCTttaagcgctccaatctaggtagacgattgcatacccccccccccccccccatgcatcggctgtatatggctgtacTGAGCGTCTGACCAACCGTGCTCAGTCCCGGTACATgcaatatcggtcttggtgcaggtcgcgcttctattgtgaaaaatattccaagtaaatatacaaagcagggtcattcaaaacatttcaaatagGTCGCAAATAAACcctgcagtattaaaatttctggaaacgcttactataatatgtggcGCACTTCTAAAATCGACGTGCTGTGGTTGCatataattgggcaaaacgaacaagTCTAGATGAAATGCATGTTGTGCTGCTCTCCCCCAAagtgcacatcattatttatagcggCAATTTCAGCTATAGCTTTTAAgcatattgtgagacgacgcccgtgacgaaggcagagctcttctattgtcacacagcgcgaggcAGCCCACGAaaaccaacccgacaaaatgatgatgattatgacgatgggtatatacacatgaagacaatgattaactgcacagttagcgctcacaatataaaggtatttaatttgaaagagcgatgaaatgaacgattcagtctcacaacttcgcagtacacgacggtgaaaagcgttataaggaattgatgaacttgtAATACTTTAGTTTTTTACTacttgattgaacagctgacagcggaattgtgatgcagctcaatgtgcagatttcggtgggagcgaaaaactgtcaaataacgcgctggcgtggaggttgaactagcatcgtgcgaaaaacgccgattgtgacagcctgcagaaaaccacACAGGTAAAATCTCGAtagatcttctgccacaaaaatatatcatcggactcacctattcatctatttgaaactaacgctcacactaaatttgcgcagctgctcagcgtaggcacacgtttttctgttaccagccacggtagctaagtgtctaagcatcgcgctgctgagctcgagatctcGGGTACGACAGgagcgaaacgcaacaacgatcgtgtacttagattgatgtgtatcttgaagaccccaggtggccaaaattactCCGGATGCTCCACCTATGGTCTGCTgcatagtttaggcacgtacaacccttggatgtattttttactttttatgttttctcaattaacgtggttaaaggcttTAGGTCTTGTATGTAAGCTGACTTCAATCTAGCGcaattttttacgtttgcttcatgtttttttttcttcgtgaaatacgtatagacgctacgactggacacacagtgcaacgacacatgtgcagctaatggaaatgtgcatcttacaggatggtaaaatgacagaccaaaggaaaggcagcgCATGTTCATGttttttaagtacaggctgtgtggccagtatgggtgctagatatctaacgaccacataaagcagcggaaagaaccgaaatgcatattttatgcATATATCTAGGTGAAGACCCGCACAGATATCTTGAAGAcctttttacaaaacgttttctagccgtcttagcaataTGATAACCTAGAACAGCTTAACGCAGAAAGACCTTTTGTAgacgtcttgaatagttgtagacgttctagttcattttggctggtccaagacggctacaaaacgtgcTCAGTGGGTACTTTATTTGAACGCCCAAGAAAGTCTCGGCGCGAAGCTATCATGGCTATGGAAGGAAAACCCGCATAATTTGACCGCGAAAACACGTCCTATCTGCCGAAGAAATTGtgactaacttccccccctcccctctcacgtaagcggccggtaaggcagcgagtcagaaacggtcggaactccgaagatacggcttcaggcgacaGACGTGAACAATtgcagtgctgcggcaacggcggtcagtaaccaaggtaacaggagctacgcgatagttcacggcagatgttctttcaaacacggtatatgggccgcgattcCTGTGAAAAAATTTTTCACAGAGTCCTGGCattcgaacaggtgtccacaggagcacttcgtcgcctggtcggaacgaaatgacacgacgggtcgcatcacaacggactttcctcttgtcctcaatggtcgcggtgtgggcgcgcgcaatttcgtgCAGTGGGCGACGccggcggcgaactcctctggtagagatgtggatggaacagaagaggtagagagaaaggtggtgtccaaaacaaaagacggtgcatggccgtacacgaggaaaaaggggccgtagtttgttgtgcgttgaacggcagtattatatgcagaCGTGATGAAAGGAAGTacagtgtcccagtttgtgtggtcgggtttcacatacttggagatcatgtcggacagagttcgatggaaacgctcggtaagaccattggtctgggaaTGGTATGCAGACGTGGTCTTATGAATGCTGTTTGAgacttgcaggacttcagcaagaatatgggaaagaaatgtcttgccacggtcacttagaagaacacgaggctcACTATGGCGCAAGATAAttgcttgcaggacaaactcgttCACCTCAGAGGCCACACCAGAAgaaagagctgccgtctcagcgtagcgagtgagatggtccacggcggtgacaatccagcggtgacccgcgggtgtaagcggaaggggtccgtataagtcgatgcccacgaattcaaagggaatggacgggcacggcaatggttgtaaagggccagcgggaagagaggtcgaacgttttcgatgttggcatggcGCACaggaactgacgtacttggcaacactagtagacaggccaggcgagaaacagcgagtcttaatgcggtcgtaggttttatgaaatcctaagtggccagccgttgcgtcatcgtgaaaagcttgtaaaatttgcagtggaagtgagcgagggacgactgggacccatcggtgaccggtagggtggtaaacttgacgcaataatgagccatcatgaagtttaaaccgtgccagttgtcgccttaagcggctgttgggaggaccgGATACACCAGTGAGCCGGTCGAGAactgtgcggcagtacgtatctgcacattggagggaggcgaggtcttctgaggacagaatgtcgaccgaggtcacgaaccgtaccggggccatggttgtggtcggttggctgggcggtgccgaacggagggaaggtgagacaggggaatttggcgacagcgggcaacgagataaagcgtcagcatcttgatgttgcctgccagacctatatgtgacagtgtagtcgtactcctgcaaacgcagaacccaatgGCCTAGGCGTCCGGAcagattcttcagggaggacaaccaacacagagcatggtggtcagtcacaattgtaaattggcggccatataaataggagcgaaacttttgtatggaccatacgatgttcggtgatagtatagtttggctcagcaggagaaagagtacgactcgcgtaggccacgacttgctcttcagacgcgtggttccgcttcagcaggacagcgcctattccatgcccatttgcgtcagtgtggaggatagtagaggctgtgggatcaaagtgacgaagcactggtcctggtgtgaggcatcgcttgagggtctgaaaggcggcttcacattcatccgtccaggtaaagggtatgatcgtggtcaggagtttatgaagaggagctgcgatagtcgcgaagccacggacaaagcggcggaagtacgacactagcccgagaaagctgcgaaggtctttagatgtggttggtgttgggaaatgctgtacagcagcgaccttgtcgggatctggctcaatgccgtgcttgctggtCACGtaacctaatactttgatgctgcggctcacaaatcgacacttcttagtattgaacTGGAGATCGGCCTTGGCTaaacacgtgagaacgtcgtctaaacgttctaggtgttgggagaagctggacgaaaagatgacaatgtcgtccaggcaacataggccgcgtagtacggtgtcgatcattcgttcaaatgtggctggcgcattgcacagaccaaaaggcattacgttgaattcgaaaaggccatcaggtgttgcaaacgccgtcttctctttgtcgggctcatgcatcaagatctgccaatatccagaacgcaagtcgaggctcgaaaagtattcggcaccttgtaaggtatccaaagcatcgtcaatacggggcataggatatacgtccttacgggtaattttgtttatggccctataatcgacgcaaaagcgtaccgcgaaccgtccttttttaactaggacaacaggagacgaccaagggcttgctgagggccttataacgttccgtgcgagcatgtcgttgacttggtcttctatagctttccgttcagcagacgatacacggtaagggcggcgacgaatgacgcgggatccgtcggtttcgatgtgatgagcggccacggttgttttccCTAAGCCATCCGagcacacgtcaaagcaaggttggtgtttccttaagatggtcagcaaggcatcagtctgagttgggctcagatctgaactcacagtggccctgagagcactgggtgaaccgtccatgggcgtacactcggcgaaggaggaaacaggcgaagcagtgacgacacatactggtgctgcgtcgataagcatggcaacagtggacccctccggcagcagaagtagctctgacgtcgtgttgtaggTGGTCAggctggcgcagccgcgtgagaaacgcgctatacaagaagcgatggcgattccccgaaaaatgcagagctgagaaggggaaaccactgcgtcgccatcgatattttcgctagatctaatggtgagaatgcaggcttggccgggtggaagaacaaagtctgccgctgtgacaaggtggggcggcgaggaatcggcagcgccacagagctcggtgtccgtaatatgtataagtggttgtccgcaccaaatgacagcagatccagctgacaagaaatcccagcctaagatgagcgtatgagcgcacgacggaagcacagtaaactgtacaTGATGGCGAGTTctgtcgatgaggacacgagcagtacactgcccggtagggtaaatcggactgtcattggcgccacataagaccggaccaacatacggagtttgcacttttcgtagacggaagcatagtgcgcgattaataacagaaatggcggcgccagtgtcaataagagcgtcgacagaaacatcTTCCACACAAagagcgagtaaattagtcgggcgagcaggaggaattggaacagttcgcaaacaagcagtttctcctcgaAAAACTGCAGCgcctagttttccggatggttgtcgaaagaagtggaggcaggacgcaggggcgatgaagtatgTATCGCCATGTGATAAGACATGCGCGGAAATCTTCTGTATTTTAGCTACTCCGCGCAAGATACGCCTTTTCTCTTTTCTTGGCCACACGTATTGGCATGCCTATATAATGGAGCCTCAAATAAAGGTGGCGTCCCTTTTCGCTCATCAGATGACGGCTTCTTTCTACATCACATGCAGCGcaacgatacatggtgtcagaagtgccAGGCGTGCCTGACGATGCCCTGATGTGAGTCAAGTTTTGGGAGCTACGGCAATGCAATGGATCTTCTGAAGCCTCCAGACCCTCTTCGTATCACAGGTGACGTCTCCAAAAACTGGCAGCTATTTAAGCAAAAGCTAGAGCTCTACATTACAGTAGCGAAACCCCAAGACAAACCTCTGAGCGATGCTGCAAAGACGGCACTACTGCTGACATTGGCCGGTGATGAAATTCGCGAAATCTTTAACAATTTCGTGTTTAAGGAAGATGAAAGTAGAGAAGATTACAAGACCGTCGTAGAGAAGTTTGACAACTACTGGAGCGTACAGACAAATGAAGTGTACGAGCGGTATGTGTTCCGGAAGAGAATGCAGGCAGCAGGGGAGACGTTCGAGCACTTTGTACGCGACTTGATGAAGCAGGCCCGGCAATGCAATTTCGAAGGCTTGGCCGACTCCATGATCCGCGATCAAATAGTAATTGGAATCCATATAGAGACTTTACGCACGAAGCTTCTCCAAGACAACCAGCTAACAATGGCTAAAGTGGAACAAATATGAAAGGCATTCGAAGCAGCAGCTCTCCAAAACGAAGCATGGGCTCAAAAAGAAGAACAAATAGATCCGGTGCAGATGACGCAAGAAACAAGATGGCCTCAAGGAAAACCCCAAGTGTTCCAAGTGCGGCAGGGTGCACAAGCCACGAAACTGTCCGGCCTATGGAAAAAGTTGCAGAGTATGCCAGTCAAAGAACCATTTCGCAGTGTGCTGTCGAAAGGCAGCGCAAGTCAGTGAATTGAGGGACGACGACTTCGCCATCTTGGATGTCTGTGTGGACTGCGTAGGAACTAAGCGTGCCTGGATGGTCAAGGCGAACGTTGGTGGTGAGCAAGTTTTTCTGAAAATTGACCAGGTTCACAAGCAAATCTACTGCCATTCTCTATCTACAAGAACATTAAACCAAGACCGCTCCTCCAACAGAGCACTTCAACGCTAAGATCCTATAGCGGATCCACAATCAAGCATGTGGGCGTCATCAGCGAACAAGCGGTCATCGGGGGCCAAAGCTGCAAGCTGAATTTTTTCGTTGTCAAGAAAGGACATCAGCCGCTGCTTGGGCTGAACGCAACGGAACAGCTCGGATTGATTACCAGAAACGTGGATACTGTAACAAGCAGTTCGGAAAAACTTCTGCAAGAATAAAGCGAGGTTTTCCAAGGTACCGGCTGCGTCCAACGCCAATACAAGATGGTGCTCAAGAAAGGCTCAGTTCCAGTTGTACAAGCAGCCCGGCGTGCACCCTTGACCCTGCGGGAACCACTGCGCAAGGAACTGAGGCGAATGGAAGAAGCCGGAATCATTGTCAAGGTCAACGAGCCGACTGACTGGGTGAACCCTTTAGTAAttgttaagaagaaagacggaaAACTACGACTCTTCATGGATCCTAGAAGGATCAACGAATGCATAAAGAGAGAGCATTACGAGATGCCACGGCGCGAGGATATATAAGCAGAATTGGCAGGCGCAAAAGTACTCAGCCGTCTCGATGCGAAAGCAGGGTTTCATCAAGTTCCGCTTGATGACAGCACATCAAGAATCTGTACATTTGCAACACCGTTCGGCAGATATCGATTTTTAAGGCTGCCGTTCGGTATCTCCTCTGCGTCCGAAGTTTTTCAAAAAACGTTGAACGAAATCTTCCAGTCCTTGCCGGGCAATCATGTATACGTGGATGACATTTTGGAGTGGGGAACGTCAAGAGAGCAGCATGACAGGCGTTTAAAAAGCGCGCTTGAAGCCACGACACGAGCGGGATTAGCACTGAATGCAGAGAAGTGCAAAGTGGGCGTCGAAGAAATTGAATTTTTAGGTGATGTGATCTCTGCAAAGGGAATAACGCCGAACCGACAGCTTGTCAACTCCATAGCGGACATACCGGCGCCAACCGACAAGCGTGGAGTGCAGCGATTGCTCGGCGTGGCCAACTATTTTTCGAAGTATATTCCTTCGTTAGCAGAAAAAACTCCTGGTTTGCGCAGTTTAATCAAACATGACGCAATTTTTAGTGGTCTTCCAGCCACGCAAAAGAATGGGCAGAAATATGCGAATGCCTAAGCAGGGGGCCAGTTCTGGCAATTTTCGACCCTCTAAAAGAAACAAAGGTGACGTCAGACGCGTCACTGGCTTGGCTGGGCTAGACTCTTCTACAACTTCATGGCGATAGCTGGCATCCTGTTGCGTACGCATCCAGAACGTTTTCTTCAGTAGAACTACGCTACTCTCAGATTGAAAAAGAAGCTTTGGCGGTGACGTTCGGATGTCAGAAATTTCATTATTTCATCTACGGCCGCAAAATAACGTTGGAGACCGACCGCCGTCCACTGATAGCTATCGCTAAAAAAGCAATCGGAGAAATGCCGCCCAGACTTCAAAGGTTCTTCCTGCGGTTATTAAAATACGATTTCACTATGCAATGCATTCCAGGAAAGCAGCTCATCCTGGCGGACATGCTTTCAAGAGCTTCAGTTCCCGACTCAGAAGGTGACGCCGCAAGTGACGAAGACATCGAAATACACGCCGTGAGTATGCTAGCAGATTTTGTAACCGATGTCACGCTAAAGCGGCTCGAAAACGCAACGGATAAAGACCCATACCCGTGTGGAGTAAAGAAGAGTATATATGCCGGCGAAAGCATACAGGGATAGTTGAAACCGTTTGCCAGCGAACTTTCTGTCATCAAAGGAGTTCTTCTAAAAGGCAGCAAAGTAATAATCCCTTCGCGCTTGCGAAAGGAAATGCTAGAGCGCATTTATCAAGGCCACATGGGCCAGAACAAATGGAAAGCAAGAGCGAGAAGATGCGTGTTTTGGCCAGGCATTAATGGCGAAATCGCTGCTATGACTCAAAAGTGCGAGGTATGCAGACGCCACGCATACAGCCAACCGGCAGAACCACTAATCATGAGATCCCCACTCGAATACCCGTGGTATCGCGTTGGTGTCGATTTTCCCCCACTATGGGGGAAAATCATATCTGTCCGTGTATGACGCTCTGTCGAACTTTCCAGAAATTGCAGAGCTGGAGGACACGTCATCGGCAACGGTCATCTACAAGCTGGGAGCCATATATGCCTGATATGAAATCCCGGTAGAAGTGTGGAGCGGCAATGGACCCCAGTTTGCAAGTCGAGAATTCCGCCTATTCGCAGGACAAGTACGACTTTCGACATGTGACATCGAGTCCGGAGTTCCCTCGTGCCAACGGCTTGGCGGAGAAGAGAGTTCAGGTGGTGAAACGGATTCTGAAGAAAACGAACGAAGCAGGCGAATATTTCTGGCTGGGTCTCCCGAATTACCAGTCGACGCCCCTGGAAGGTGGACGGTCAGCGGGAGAATTGTTGCAAGGACGACAACTAAGGTCAACCTTGCCAGATTTCAACGTCCAAGAGAAGGTGAAAGTGCAAAAGCACATCCAGTTTGATCGTTCAAAAGGGCCGCTTCCACCCCTTAAAGAAGGTCAAGTCGTGAGGATCAAGAGGAAAGCTTGGTCGCCGAAAGCCAAAGTTATTGGTCAGACGCACCCGAGATCGTACAACGCTTTAACCCAGGGGAACAAGCTTATTCGGCGGAACCGGCGGCATCTGTTACCCACAAAGGAAACTTTCAACCCCGATGATCTTGGTGACCTCAGCGACGATCACGTTCGTCACTCCACGCCGGCTACACCAGTGAATCCCGGCGAGAACCCCACGCAGGACGTGCAAGTGACAGTGCAACCAAGTGCAGGTGATAACCTAGCTCAGGTGACACCGCAAGCGTCCGCTCTTCTGCCTAGAAGATCGAGCAGGCAGAGACGGCCCCCCAAGCGCCTACAATACGACCAGAACTTTAACCAAGTGTCTTGAATATTGTTCGTATTAtgctttttttcgttcttttttgttCAGAAGAAGGTTGTATCGCCATGTGATAAGACATGCGCGGAAGTCTTCTGTATTTTAGTTACTCCGCGCAAGATACGCGTTTTCTCTTTGCTTGGCCACACGTGTTGGCCTGTCTATGTAATAGAGCCTCAAATAAAGGCGGCGTCCCTTTTCGCTCATCAGATGACGGCTTGTTTCTACATCACATGCAGCGCAACGATACAAAGTACGGcagaacggagacggggaacgacgacggggtgagcgagaagaccgggacatgttttagggacaacggaggtgagggcgagcgatgtggcgaggatatatagggtcctggaacgtaggcgtccgatctgagcatatagtctctctcataggcggaatagccacgtcgttcatcatgctggcgccggcggcagaaacgagagatatgaccacgtatgccacagtagaaacatactgggcgggaagggctcCAGGTAGAGTCGTACGGTTGCACGGTGGGCTTCgttgccatcgaggccaggtggtcgcagacaacggtggcaggtgcagagggaactgggaccgcaggccgcgaagcaatctcggcgtaagaaggtgcacaaacaggcgcaggggaccggacatgtgtgacagttggcatggatgccagttcttctttgatgatctcgcgcaaattgggaggagagacgcaatggcggtatcggctggaccatggccgtgaagctcctctcgcacaacgatgcggatgagcgctcgcaactcgtcgttgtcggtaaggtgagcgtctcaggaggcgcgtggaagacgaaaggtgcagatcgtggcaaggcgttcgcatgtcgtgatgatgttagtaactgaagtggggctctggactacaagagcgttaaaggcaatggagttgatgcccttgaggatatggcggatacgttccccttcgggcatgtcactctgagcgcgacggcagagagccagaacgtcttcaatgtaacaGGTATAGGATTTCTCAGTTcgctggatgcgggtagcgagcttctgtatcgctacttcggagcgcctacctagcagatgtgccaaatatctgtcgcagctgcacagtaaatgctggccaatcagggaactcgcgctcatggttgaaaaacc
This genomic stretch from Dermacentor silvarum isolate Dsil-2018 chromosome 2, BIME_Dsil_1.4, whole genome shotgun sequence harbors:
- the LOC125943603 gene encoding uncharacterized protein LOC125943603 produces the protein MVLKKGSVPVVQAARRAPLTLREPLRKELRRMEEAGIIVKVNEPTDWESSSSWRTCFQELQFPTQKVTPQVTKTSKYTPNCRAGGHVIGNGHLQAGSHICLI
- the LOC119443206 gene encoding uncharacterized protein LOC119443206; its protein translation is MDPSLQVENSAYSQDKYDFRHVTSSPEFPRANGLAEKRVQVVKRILKKTNEAGEYFWLGLPNYQSTPLEGGRSAGELLQGRQLRSTLPDFNVQEKVKVQKHIQFDRSKGPLPPLKEGQVVRIKRKAWSPKAKVIGQTHPRSYNALTQGNKLIRRNRRHLLPTKETFNPDDLGDLSDDHVRHSTPATPVNPGENPTQDVQVTVQPSAGDNLAQVTPQASALLPRRSSRQRRPPKRLQYDQNFNQVS